In the genome of Gordonia rubripertincta, one region contains:
- a CDS encoding serine hydrolase domain-containing protein, with the protein MEGVQREELPMSAAGLVVEKVEDKSLAQVFTDRFFGPLGLTRTALPAATDTTLSAPFSHGYQYGPLQVSDKPMTPEETAAARAGSLLPNDVTVMSPSWAWAAGGVVSSADDLMTWIKAFVGGDLLDDANQQLWWDSIRIQHEEDPRVFYGYGITEVRFGENRLTYHEGQLPGFNTMAVHDEANDVSMVIWTNLSVTQDVDNAFTVMARLLQHIYNTPADTPPAR; encoded by the coding sequence ATGGAAGGCGTACAGCGTGAAGAGCTTCCGATGTCGGCTGCCGGCCTCGTGGTGGAGAAAGTGGAGGACAAGTCCCTCGCGCAGGTGTTCACCGACCGGTTCTTCGGTCCGCTCGGCCTGACCCGTACCGCGCTTCCCGCCGCGACCGACACGACCCTCTCGGCGCCGTTCTCGCACGGATATCAGTACGGTCCGCTACAGGTCTCGGACAAGCCGATGACGCCCGAGGAGACCGCGGCGGCGAGAGCCGGGTCCCTGCTACCCAACGATGTGACGGTGATGAGCCCCTCGTGGGCCTGGGCGGCCGGCGGCGTCGTCTCGAGCGCCGACGACCTGATGACCTGGATCAAGGCGTTCGTCGGCGGAGATCTTCTCGACGACGCCAACCAGCAGCTCTGGTGGGACAGCATTCGGATCCAGCACGAGGAGGATCCCCGGGTGTTCTACGGCTACGGGATCACCGAGGTCCGGTTCGGAGAGAACCGCCTCACCTATCACGAGGGCCAGCTTCCCGGTTTCAACACGATGGCGGTCCATGACGAGGCCAACGACGTCAGCATGGTCATCTGGACCAATCTCTCGGTCACACAGGACGTCGACAATGCGTTCACCGTGATGGCCAGACTGCTACAGCACATCTACAACACCCCGGCGGACACACCACCAGCACGGTGA
- a CDS encoding lipocalin family protein — protein MRVTRTLAALVAGIVVGLGYVIGTGSAQAAPLAPVEKVDVDRYLGKWWQLATVPSFWGVTCAKDTSAFYTRIDEKTIGVDNQCTGPTGMKGGVLGRATVVDTKSNAQLSVRFPQTPASINPNGAPNYIIAHIEDGENPDGPYKYSIVGDPSRASGFLLSRDKVVSNSELRRLTKEIEKVGFNPCTFLVSPTTGGRSDYSPLCTI, from the coding sequence ATGCGCGTCACACGCACCCTCGCAGCCCTCGTGGCCGGCATCGTCGTCGGACTCGGTTACGTGATCGGAACCGGTTCGGCACAGGCCGCGCCCCTCGCCCCGGTGGAGAAGGTCGACGTCGACCGCTACCTCGGCAAGTGGTGGCAGCTCGCCACCGTCCCCTCGTTCTGGGGAGTCACCTGCGCCAAGGACACCAGCGCCTTCTACACCCGGATCGACGAGAAGACCATCGGCGTCGACAACCAGTGCACCGGACCCACGGGCATGAAGGGCGGCGTGCTCGGCCGCGCCACCGTCGTCGACACGAAGTCGAACGCCCAGTTGAGTGTTCGGTTCCCGCAGACACCGGCCAGCATCAACCCCAACGGGGCACCGAACTACATCATCGCCCACATCGAGGACGGCGAGAACCCGGACGGCCCCTACAAGTACTCGATCGTCGGCGATCCGAGTCGCGCGTCGGGATTTCTGCTCTCTCGCGACAAGGTCGTCTCCAACAGCGAGCTGCGCCGTTTGACCAAGGAGATCGAGAAGGTCGGCTTCAACCCGTGCACGTTCCTCGTCTCACCGACAACCGGTGGGCGCAGCGACTATTCGCCGCTGTGCACGATCTGA
- a CDS encoding DUF7144 family membrane protein — translation MSASTDQQANSSAKQGFAFGISIVAAALLFVAGLVSVFQGISAIANDELFVVGRNYVFEFDLTTWGWIHLILGIVGILIAGGLAVGADWARIAAIVIASLSIIAQFLWLPYYPAWAILIIVLDLIVIWAVSTWNPNNAYNL, via the coding sequence ATGAGCGCCTCCACCGATCAGCAGGCGAACTCGTCCGCCAAGCAGGGCTTCGCCTTCGGCATCTCGATCGTCGCCGCCGCGCTGCTGTTCGTCGCCGGTCTGGTCTCGGTCTTCCAGGGCATCTCGGCGATCGCCAACGACGAGCTGTTCGTCGTCGGCCGCAATTACGTCTTCGAGTTCGACCTCACCACGTGGGGCTGGATCCACCTGATCCTCGGCATCGTCGGCATCCTCATCGCCGGTGGTCTCGCCGTCGGCGCCGACTGGGCGCGTATCGCGGCCATCGTGATCGCCTCGCTGTCGATCATCGCCCAGTTCCTGTGGCTGCCCTACTACCCGGCGTGGGCAATCCTGATCATCGTCCTCGACCTCATCGTCATCTGGGCGGTCTCCACCTGGAACCCGAACAACGCCTACAACCTGTAA